Sequence from the Rhodococcus jostii RHA1 genome:
CAGCGGTCCGACGGCGGCGGCGATCGCGGCCGCCGCCCCGACCAGGGCGTAGACCTTCTTCTGCGCGGCGCCTTCGAAGTTGCCGTGGATGAGGGACTGCATGGCGGGCAACAGGAGTGACGCGCCGATTCCACCGAGTATCGCCCAGAAGATGATGATCGCGGTCAGGCTCTGTGCGAGCGCCATCGCGGACGCACCGACTGCGTAGCCGAGCAGGCCCAGCACGTACGCCCGTTTGCGTCCGATGAGATCGCCGACCTTGCCGCCGATCAGGATGAACGCGGCAGAAACCAGCGCCTCGAGTGCGATCGCGGCCTGGACGCCGCTGACGGTCGTGTCGAGGTCGCGAACCACCGACGAGATCGACACGTTCATCAGCGACGTGTCGACGACGAGCACGAACATCGCCATTGCCAGCAGGATCGCGAGTGTCCGCCGAGGGCCCGTTGCCCGCTCGGAACCACCGTTGGTCGGTTCTTCGGTCATAGGAGGCCCACCGTCCGTCCATTCCGCTGCACCCGAGTGTCCCATGCGCGGGGACGGCGAAGCTACAGCGTCGGATTGTTATCCGTTCGATCCGGGCACCGGTCGCGCGACGGTTACGGTGATAGACACTGCACCGAGGTGAGGAGTCGCCGTGCCCAAGCTGGAGATCAAGAGGAAGTCCGAGCTCTCCCGGAAAGAGGTGTCCGACCGGCTCATCGCGCTCGGGCAGGCCCTCGCGAGCGGCTCCGAGGTGGAACTGGGCTCCGGCGGCGACTCGATTTCGGTCGTCGTCGGCGACCGTGTCCAGTGGGAGCTCGAGATCGAGGTCGACGGCGACGAGACCGAGATCGAGATCGAAATCAGTTGGCGCGACGATCCGTCCGAAGAATCCACCGCCGACGCGGAACCGGAACCGGAATCGGAGACTCCGCCGGTCAAGCCTGCGCCTCCGGCCAAGACCACCGCGCGTCGTGGGCGGCCCCGCAAGAGCGCCGCCAAGTGAGCTGGGCGAAGTCAGGCCGGTGAGGTCGGTTCGAAGGGCCGGATTTCGTCGTCGCCCGGACGGACCACGGCGGCCGAGGATTCCGGCACTTCGTTCCACGCGCCTTCGAGGTCGCGAAGAGGCTCGGAGACCACGAAGCGGGTCTCCCCGCTCAATTCGCGCAGCACCTCGACCTCCGGGTGCAGTGCGCGCACCTTCGCGACCTCGGTGGAGAAGAACAGCGACCTCGACTGCCGCTCACTCGAATAACGAAAGACCCACAGCGATTCACCGTCGGTGGTCGCGACGGTCATCTGCACCGGATGCTCGACCCCGTACGTGCGGCCGACGTCTTCGACGAAGCCGACCGCCCGGGCGACGGCACCGAAGGGGTCGTCGGCGAGGCCGAACGTCAGTGCGAGGAAGAACAGGGCCTCGGAGTCCGTCGACCCCTCGATGTCGGAGAACAGCGTCGGGTCGACGGCCATCACCAGGTCGCGTCTGATCTCGTGAAAACCACGCAGGGCGCCGTTGTGCACCCACAACCACCGTCCGTGCCGGAAGGGATGGCAATTGCTGCGCTGCACCGGCGTCCCGGTCGAGGCCCGCACGTGCGCGAGCAACATCCGCGTTCGCACCTGACCGGCGATCTCCCGCAGATTGCTGTCGTTCCAGGCCGGTTCGATGCTCTTGTACACCGCCGGTTCGGTGCCCTCGCCGTACCAGCCGACACCGAAGCCGTCACCATTGGTGGTCGTCGCCCCGAGACGTGAGTGCAGACTCTGGTCGATCAGCGAATGTTCTGGGCGGAACAACAGGTCCTCCGCGAGGATCGGCTCACCCGAGTACGCCATCCACCGGCACATACAACAATTCAAGCAGAACGGCACCGCCGAGCCCACCCCCCTTTGCCGATGAACCTGCTGGTATTTGCCGCCAACGCCGTCCGCGCGGAGGAGAATGGGCAACCGACAAGCCATATCGCGTCGCTCGAGGAAGGCAGACAGCCATGTCCGAGGAATCTACGGCGGCCCGATGACGAACTCCGCGGAACACGACGAACGGGTAGCCCATCCGAGCCGGGCCGAGCGCGCACAACGAGGGACGGCCGCCCGTCGAGACACTCCACCGTCCGCGCTGGCGGAGCACGGTATGGCCGATCGGCGCGACCCGGTGGGCCTCCTCGAGAAGCAGGCGACGGAGAGAGTCGCGGAACTCGTTCCGATCCGGTACGGGCGCATGGCGGCGACGGCCTTCGCCTTCTACCGCGGCGGCGCCGCGATCATGGCCGACGACCTGTCCCACTCGCCCACCACGGGCCTGCGCACGCAGCTCTGCGGCGACGCGCACCTGAGTAACTTCGGAATCTTCGCCACCCCGGAACGCCTGCTGGCATTCGACGTCAACGACTTCGACGAGACACATCCCGGACCCTTCGAATGGGATGTCAAACGCCTGGTCTCGAGCCTCGCGATCGCGGCGCGGGAGAACGGATTCAGCGGCAGGAAGAGCAGGAAGATCGCCCGCGCCTGCGCCGCCGAATACCGCGAAACCATCGCCAGACAGGCACAACTGGGAAATCTGGCCGTCTGGTACTCCCACATCGAGCCCACAGCGGAACTCGTGGAGCTTCGAGACGAGCTGGACAAGTCGCAGAAGAAGCGCGCCCGCACAGCTCTGGAGAAGGCGCGGCGCCGGGACAGCGTCCAAGCGCTTTCCAAACTGACCGCCGTCGTGGACGGTGAGAGGCGGATCATCAGCAACCCGCCACTGTTGGTCCCGGCCGAGGAGCTGTACGCGGGCGACGACCTCGACTCGGTGTACCGAGACCTGCGACACCGTCTGGGCGTGTACGCGCAGTCTCTGCGGTGGGACCACCGCGTCCTCTACGACCAGTTCCGGATGGTGCAGATCGCCCGCAAGGTCGTGGGGGTCGGCAGTGTAGGCACCCGCACCTGGATCATCCTGATGCTCGGAGCGGACGACGACGATCCGCTGTTCCTCCAGGTCAAGGAGGCGGGTCCGTCGGTGCTGTCGCGTTACGTCGACGGGCCGTCGTTCGCGACCGAGGGCGAGCGGGTAGTCAGCGGACAGCGGCTGATGCAGGCCGCGAGCGACATCTTCCTGGGCTGGGAACGGGGTGCCGGTCCCGACGGCGTCGAGCGGGACTTCTACGTACGCCAACTGCGGGACGGGAAGGGTTCGGCGGTGGTCGAATCCCAGACCCCCACCGTGATGATGCTGTACGGGCGATTGTGCGCCCGGGCCCTCGCCTACGCGCACGCGCGGGCAGGCGACCGGATCGCGATCGCCGCCTACCTGGGGGACGACACCGAATTCGACCACGCGATGGAGGAATTCGCCGAAACGTACGCCGACCAGAACACCCGAGATCATGCGGCGCTGCTCGAGGCCGTCGCCGGGGGCCGCATCGTCGCAGCCACCGGTCTCTGAAGCAGCAACGCGGTCGACTGGCTTCGACAGTCGGCGCGGCTCAGAAGATCTGCATGAAGCGGTACCAGTCGGATTCGATGTGCTGATATCCGATCTCACCGTCACGCTGGGGTCGCCCGATCTTGTCGGTCCCGTCCGGCAGACGAGCGACTCCGACAAGGTTGACCAGGCCGCCTTCGAGGAAGAAGTGGCAGCCGGTGTCCAGCGGCTCGACGCGCCAGGTGTCGTACAGTCCTATCCGCTGGTCGTCGGACGACGGTGTGCACGTCTGCGCGTACGCGGTCAGTTCGCCTACCGACAGCCGCCACCCGAGGTCGGACGGCACACCGAAGAATACGAGGGTCGCCGTCAGCGCCACGATGGCCGGTGCCAGGCAGATGCGTCGATCCCACCGGAACCGCCAGAGCTGAACGCCGGCGAGGATCAGCCACACGGCACCCAGAATCAGCAGGGCGAAACCAGCGAGCACGACGTACGGGAAGACCGGGTCGAGCGGAATCGTGATCACCAGCGTCGCAGCGCAGGCGAACGCGACGAGGGCGGTGAGGACGATCCCGGTCGCCAAC
This genomic interval carries:
- a CDS encoding amphi-Trp domain-containing protein encodes the protein MPKLEIKRKSELSRKEVSDRLIALGQALASGSEVELGSGGDSISVVVGDRVQWELEIEVDGDETEIEIEISWRDDPSEESTADAEPEPESETPPVKPAPPAKTTARRGRPRKSAAK
- a CDS encoding class II glutamine amidotransferase; this encodes MAYSGEPILAEDLLFRPEHSLIDQSLHSRLGATTTNGDGFGVGWYGEGTEPAVYKSIEPAWNDSNLREIAGQVRTRMLLAHVRASTGTPVQRSNCHPFRHGRWLWVHNGALRGFHEIRRDLVMAVDPTLFSDIEGSTDSEALFFLALTFGLADDPFGAVARAVGFVEDVGRTYGVEHPVQMTVATTDGESLWVFRYSSERQSRSLFFSTEVAKVRALHPEVEVLRELSGETRFVVSEPLRDLEGAWNEVPESSAAVVRPGDDEIRPFEPTSPA
- a CDS encoding DUF2252 domain-containing protein; the encoded protein is MTNSAEHDERVAHPSRAERAQRGTAARRDTPPSALAEHGMADRRDPVGLLEKQATERVAELVPIRYGRMAATAFAFYRGGAAIMADDLSHSPTTGLRTQLCGDAHLSNFGIFATPERLLAFDVNDFDETHPGPFEWDVKRLVSSLAIAARENGFSGRKSRKIARACAAEYRETIARQAQLGNLAVWYSHIEPTAELVELRDELDKSQKKRARTALEKARRRDSVQALSKLTAVVDGERRIISNPPLLVPAEELYAGDDLDSVYRDLRHRLGVYAQSLRWDHRVLYDQFRMVQIARKVVGVGSVGTRTWIILMLGADDDDPLFLQVKEAGPSVLSRYVDGPSFATEGERVVSGQRLMQAASDIFLGWERGAGPDGVERDFYVRQLRDGKGSAVVESQTPTVMMLYGRLCARALAYAHARAGDRIAIAAYLGDDTEFDHAMEEFAETYADQNTRDHAALLEAVAGGRIVAATGL